GACGCTCCGCGGGGAAGTCCACGAAGAGTGGCGGCCGGTTCGGATTCGGCGTGAACGCGGCAGCCATCGCGAGATCGACCGATGCGCCGAACGGCAAGCGCTTCGCGTCATCGAGTGACGCCAGGTCCTCGACGAGCCCCCACGCCGCAGCGGCACCGGGATCCGCGGACATCCGAAAGTGCGTGCAGCACGCGCTGAGGGCGTATGCGGCGCCGTAGACGTCGCCGGCGTGTCGCATGGCCAAGTACAACGTGCCGAATCCACCCATCGAGTGGCCGGCGATTCCTCGGCTGCGCGGAGTGGCGAGCGTGCGGTACTTGCCGTCGATGTACGACACGAGCTCGGCGACCGTGAAGTCCTCCCAGCCGCCGGCCGACGAGGAGTTGGTGTAAAAGCTGCCGAGCAGGCGGTTTCGCTCGTTCGGCATCACGATGATCATCTCTCGCACCGCGCCGGCGGCGACGAGCGAGTCTGTGGAGCGGCCGATGTCGAACCCGGCGTAACCGCGCGCCCACGAAAGCTCGTTCGCGGTGAAGCCGTGGAGCAGGTAGACGACCGGGTATCGCTTCGTCGGACTCGAGCCGTAGCTCGGCGGCAGGTACACGAGCACCGAGCGATTCGGCGAATCGCCGTACTTGTTCCCCTCGAGCGCCGCCGAATGAACCGTATCGTGGACGAGCCGCGTCGCGGGCGCCGCCGCCTGCCCTTGCAGCGCCGCGGCGAGGAAAACCGAGAACAGCACAAACTGGCCGCGAGGGCGGAGGCGTGTCGTCATCGCCGTGTCACGAGTTGTCTGGTCGAACACGATGACTTACGCCGCGGGCGCCGCGAACGCAACCGCGGCCGTCTATTGGATCGGGCGCGGGTGAGCACCGCGCCCGCGCACTGATCGCTCAGCGCGCGACGGGCGTACCGGTTTGGGCCGTCCCGGCGGCATTGGCCCCGCCGTTCTTCAAAAACCCCTTCTCCACCGCGATCAGTGCTGCCGACGT
Above is a genomic segment from Gemmatimonadaceae bacterium containing:
- a CDS encoding alpha/beta hydrolase-fold protein, translating into MTTRLRPRGQFVLFSVFLAAALQGQAAAPATRLVHDTVHSAALEGNKYGDSPNRSVLVYLPPSYGSSPTKRYPVVYLLHGFTANELSWARGYAGFDIGRSTDSLVAAGAVREMIIVMPNERNRLLGSFYTNSSSAGGWEDFTVAELVSYIDGKYRTLATPRSRGIAGHSMGGFGTLYLAMRHAGDVYGAAYALSACCTHFRMSADPGAAAAWGLVEDLASLDDAKRLPFGASVDLAMAAAFTPNPNRPPLFVDFPAERRDSSWRLMDEVAAKWTEHFPLDMIPRSADRLKRLAGFAFDIGTRDELVPPSQLVTMDTALTRAGVPHTFETYDGTHTNGIGQRIITKVLPFFSRTLEFGPSPTTGRNHQ